Proteins encoded within one genomic window of Calonectris borealis chromosome 1, bCalBor7.hap1.2, whole genome shotgun sequence:
- the HDAC10 gene encoding polyamine deacetylase HDAC10 isoform X3: MKEEELKSVSGNYDAFFFHPNTYRCARLAVGATLQLVDAVMSGKVCNGMALVRPPGHHSQRNAANGFCLFNNVAIAAEYAKLKYGLQRILIVDWDVHHGQGTQYIFEEDPSVLYFSWHRYEHQEFWPSLKESDYDAVGLGKGKGFNINLPWNKVGMGNSDYLAAFFHVLLPMAFEFDPELVLVSSGYDSGIGDPEGQMNATPEVFAHLTHFLMQLANGKLCVILEGGYHLKSLSESVCMTVKTLLGDPVPQITGEMTPCLSAVESIQNVRAAHKPYWKWLMYEDTSFLQNLSTKLHLLKKANTNPSTEQEFKMTNNDETVKVERFLELHMKNILFPVPPIKTATTTDSKVSAHLFPVPIHLVKEMEKTEIKALVSGFYADLVKEDKTLLSLGSVLAILDKILKKEVCNGVAESPTAAVSVAVALRHSVRFGFHRVLCIFVGDMQIIPNTEDGKILMIHICEKEQSGKASSKHCISLNWKGDAEGNDFFSAVLGFILPVAYSYQPNLTVIAVGPNRSLGISEISLLFALLQGLAESRIFAVIEDTEIHLMQSVAKALVGASTPHFGVYVPPTQEKVNKIKTLRDQFQQEWKMLQCSVKDGISRN, from the exons AACACGTATCGCTGTGCCAGACTAGCAGTAGGAGCAACTTTGCAGCTGGTGGACGCTGTGATGTCAGGAAAAGTGTGCAATGGAATGGCATTGGTAAG ACCTCCAGGTCACCACAGCCAGAGAAATGCAGCTAATGGGTTCTGTTTGTTCAACAATGTTGCTATTGCAGCAGaatatgcaaaactgaaataTGGTCTACAGAG AATCCTAATTGTTGACTGGGATGTGCACCATGGGCAAGGAACTCAATATATATTCGAAGAGGATCCAAG tgttttgtatttttcctggCATCGCTATGAACATCAGGAATTCTGGCCATCACTCAAAGAATCTGATTATGATGCTGTGGgtctgggaaaaggaaaaggttttaaCATAAATTTGCCTTGGAATAAG GTTGGGATGGGAAATTCAGATTATCTTGCTGCATTTTTCCATGTGTTGCTTCCAATGGCTTTTGAG TTTGATCCTGAACTGGTTCTTGTCTCCTCTGGATATGATTCTGGAATTGGAGACCCTGAA GGTCAGATGAATGCCACTCCTGAGGTTTTTGCCCACCTTACCCATTTCCTGATGCAGTTAGCTAATGGAAAGCTGTGTGTCATCCTAGAG gGTGGATACCACTTAAAGTCATTGTCTGAATCAGTCTGCATGACTGTAAAAACTTTGCTTGGAGATCCTGTACCTCAAATAACTGGAGAAATGACACCTTGCCTAAG TGCTGTTGAATCTATTCAAAATGTGAGAGCAGCACATAAACCCTACTGGAAATGGTTGATGTATGAAG acacATCATTTTTACAAAATTTGAGCACCAAATTGCATCTACTAAAGAAGGCTAATACAAATCCCTCCACAGAACAGGAATTCAAGATGACTAACAACGATGAAACTGTCAAAGTAGAAAGATTTTTGGAACTGCACATGAAAAATATTCTATTTCCAGTGCCTCCCatcaaaacagcaacaacaactgACTCTAAAGTTTCAGCACATTTGTTCCCTGTACCCATTCATTTGGtgaaggaaatggagaaaactgaaataaaagctcTTGTCAG tgGCTTTTATGCAGACCTTGTGAAAGAGGACAAAACTTTGCTCTCTCTTGGCAGTGTGTTGGCCATCCTagataaaatactgaagaagGAG gtATGCAATGGAGTTGCAGAATCACCCACAGCTgctgtttctgttgctgttgcaCTAAGACATTCTGTTCGTTTTGGATTTCATAG aGTGCTTTGTATATTTGTTGGAGACATGCAAATCATACCGAACACAGAAGATGG aaaaatactcATGATACATATTTGTGAGAAAGAACAGTCTGGAAAGGCCAGCTCTAAACACTGTATTTCTCTAAACTGGAAAGGG GACGCTGAAGGAAATGActtcttttctgctgtgcttgGATTCATTCTTCCTGTAGCATATAGTTACCAACCTAACTTGACAGTAATAGCTGTTGGACCAAACAGGAGCCTTGGAATAAGtgaaatttctctcctttttgctttACTACAAGGATTAGCTGAGTCTCGAATTTTTGCAGTGATCGAG gACACAGAGATACATTTAATGCAAAGTGTAGCCAAAGCATTAGTGGGTGCTTCTACACCTCACTTTGGAGTTTATGTACCTCCTAcccaagaaaaagtaaataaaataaaaacattaagagACCAGTTTCAGCAGGAATGGAAAATGCTTCAGTGTTCAG